The genomic interval ATTTGTATTGGGGTAAATTGGGGCGCGATTGAGAAAAAAAGCTTATTCGGTAAAATGAAAAAAGTGGCGGTTGATTTAGATGCGTCAGTGGGATTATTTGCAGAAAACAAACAATTAATGGATATTGTTTATTTTGGTCAATTAGCGTCAAAATGTGGTTCAATTCAGCATTCAGGCGATGATTTAACGGGGGATATGGAAGGCGATGATGGCTTAGATAATGAGGTTATCGTGGTTGATTTAACCCGTATTCCTAAAACTATTCATCAAGTCGTTTTTGTGCTGAATTCATTTCAGGGACAAGATTTTGCCTCGATTCCATTTGCCTCCATTCGGATTTATGAAGGCACGCCTGAGCGTGTTGATGAGATTATCGCTACCTTTGATATTGCAAATGATGCGACTTTTTCAGGCAAAGTTTCAATGATTATGGGTAAACTTTACCGTCATTCGGGCGCGTGGAAATTTACCTCGATTGGTGATTCCACCGCAGATAAAAAATTAGAACAAACATTAAATACGGTTTCAAAGCAATATCTTTAAGATTCAACCGTTATCATTTGAAAAAAATGATGTCGTCATTCCCCCTAAAAATTTATATTTTATAGGTTAGGTTTTTCTGTCAATGATAAAACAATAAGAGGGCGTTCAAAATAGATTTTTGGAGGTCCTTATTTTATTGAGCCATCAAATTTAAGTTGGGTTGACTAAACTATTTATCATCGACGGCCCTTTTTATCTCAATTAAAACTACTCAATGTCAGAAGAACAAAAGAAATTACTTGAACAGCAGCTTTGGAATATCGCCAATGAACTCCGAGGAAAGATGGATGCGGACGAGTTCCGTGATTACATTTTGGGCTTTATTTTCTACAAATATCTTTCTGAAAAGATGATGATTTATGCAAACAAGATTCTAAAAGAAGACGGCTTGCAGTATGACGCTATCAAGGAAGATAACGAAGAGGGGAGAGAGTACCTTGAAGCGATTAAGGAAGAATCTATTGATAAATTAGGTTACTTTTTAAAGCCGTCTGAATTATTCAGTGAAATAGCTAAAAAGGGCAATGCCGAAAGTGAGAACGAGGATCAAAGTAATTTTATTCTTGAAGATTTAACTAAGATTCTCAAAAACATTGAAGCCAGTACCATGGGGACGGCTTCAGAAGATGATTTTGATGATTTATTTTCTGATTTAGATTTAACTTCACAAAAACTGGGTAAAACTGCAACCGCTAAAAACACCTTAATTTCTAAAGTATTAAGTCATTTAGATGCCATAGATTTTAGTCTTGATGATCCTAAAGCGGATGTTTTAGGGGATGCTTATGAGTATTTAATTGGGCAATTTGCCAGTGGGGCAGGGAAAAAAGCAGGGGAATTTTATACGCCACAACAAGTTTCAACGGTGTTGGCTAAAATCGTGACCACGGGTAAAACGCGTTTAAAATCGGTTTATGATCCTACTTGTGGTTCAGGTTCATTATTGCTCAGGGTTAAAAGAGAGGTTCAGGATGTTAACGTGTTTTACGGACAAGAATTAAATAATACTACTTACAACCTTGCAAGAATGAATATGATTTTGCACGGGGTTCATTATCAAAAGTTTGATATTAAGCAGGAGGACACGCTTGAGCATCCACAACACTTAGGGCAAGAATTTGAAGCCATTGTAGCGAATCCGCCTTTTTCAGCGCATTGGTCGGCTAATCAACTTTTTATGGGCGATGAGCGTTTTAGTCAATATGGCAAGTTAGCCCCAAAAACCAAAGCGGATTTTGCTTTTGTGCAACACATGATTTCACAGCTTGCTGAAAATGGCATTATGGCAGTGGTGTTACCGCATGGGGTTTTATTTAGGGGAAGTAGCGAGGGGCATATTAGAAAATATTTAATTGAAGATAGAAATTATCTTGACGCGGTGATTGGTTTACCTGCTAATATTTTTTATGGGACTTCGATACCCACCTGTATTTTAGTGTTTAAGAAATGTCGTGAAGCGGATAATACGATTTTATTTATTGATGCTAGTGCGCATTTTGAAAAAAAGAAGAATCAAAATTATTTGAGAAATGAGGATATTAACAAGCTTATTCACACGTTTCAGCAACGAATTGTTGAGAATAAATACAGTTATTGTGCCAGTTTAGAAGAGGTTAAGGAAAATGACTACAATTTAAATATTCCGCGTTATGTCGATACTTTTGAGGAAGAAGAGCCCATTGATTTACAGGCGGTCGCCAGTGAGTTGGTGAGTTTAGATGA from Methylococcales bacterium carries:
- a CDS encoding type I restriction-modification system subunit M, which produces MSEEQKKLLEQQLWNIANELRGKMDADEFRDYILGFIFYKYLSEKMMIYANKILKEDGLQYDAIKEDNEEGREYLEAIKEESIDKLGYFLKPSELFSEIAKKGNAESENEDQSNFILEDLTKILKNIEASTMGTASEDDFDDLFSDLDLTSQKLGKTATAKNTLISKVLSHLDAIDFSLDDPKADVLGDAYEYLIGQFASGAGKKAGEFYTPQQVSTVLAKIVTTGKTRLKSVYDPTCGSGSLLLRVKREVQDVNVFYGQELNNTTYNLARMNMILHGVHYQKFDIKQEDTLEHPQHLGQEFEAIVANPPFSAHWSANQLFMGDERFSQYGKLAPKTKADFAFVQHMISQLAENGIMAVVLPHGVLFRGSSEGHIRKYLIEDRNYLDAVIGLPANIFYGTSIPTCILVFKKCREADNTILFIDASAHFEKKKNQNYLRNEDINKLIHTFQQRIVENKYSYCASLEEVKENDYNLNIPRYVDTFEEEEPIDLQAVASELVSLDEEITQTDNNILDFCKQLNIATPF
- a CDS encoding TerD family protein, producing MAISLQKGQRISLAKGGNSLERICIGVNWGAIEKKSLFGKMKKVAVDLDASVGLFAENKQLMDIVYFGQLASKCGSIQHSGDDLTGDMEGDDGLDNEVIVVDLTRIPKTIHQVVFVLNSFQGQDFASIPFASIRIYEGTPERVDEIIATFDIANDATFSGKVSMIMGKLYRHSGAWKFTSIGDSTADKKLEQTLNTVSKQYL